Part of the Clostridia bacterium genome, CCGCGATCGCCGCCGCAAGTCGTTCCAGCTCCCGCGGTCCAAGGCGCACGATGGCGTCGACCACCGCGTCGAGCGCACGGTAGAAGTTCCGCAGCGCCCGGATGCGGCGCAGGGCTTCGCGGGCTTCCGGGTCCCCCGTCCGGCCGCCGTCTCCGGTCGCTTCGCCGGCCTGGTCGGGCACGCTGGCGGCGAGCGCAGCCTCCGCCTCCTCGACCAGCCGGAACGAGGCATCGAACTCCGGCTTCTGGCGCCGGCTCAGCGCGGCGAGGCCAATGCGCCAGAAGTCGGTCTCCGCCTCGAAGTACACGCGGCGATCCCCGCGCTTCCACGAGCGGCGCACCATGCCCAGCTGCTCGAGCGGGCGGACGGCGAGGCTGACGGCGCCCTTCGTGACGCCCAGCGCCTCCGCGACCTCCATAAGGCTGAGCGGGCGGCCGGCGAGGTAAAGGACGGCGTAGATCTCGCCGGGCGCCTTGCCCAGGCCCCAGAAGGCGCTCTGGCGGCCCAGCGCTTCGATGAGCAGCTCGCGCGCGCGCCGGGTGGCGTCCGTCATCGTGGTAACCTCCGATCCCGGTGACATTGTACGCTATGCAGGAAACGTTTAAAACGGTGTAAACGATACGACGAGTTGGGGCGCAGATTGCGCGCGTCGTTTCTGCTACCATGGCCGTATGAGCCTCGAATCGCGCGACGCAACCATCGACATGGACGACGCCAAAGCCGCCGGCGACACGACGCCGCAAGCCGCTCAAGCCCGCCGCGCCGCGGAAGCAGCGGGTTT contains:
- a CDS encoding MarR family transcriptional regulator; amino-acid sequence: MTDATRRARELLIEALGRQSAFWGLGKAPGEIYAVLYLAGRPLSLMEVAEALGVTKGAVSLAVRPLEQLGMVRRSWKRGDRRVYFEAETDFWRIGLAALSRRQKPEFDASFRLVEEAEAALAASVPDQAGEATGDGGRTGDPEAREALRRIRALRNFYRALDAVVDAIVRLGPRELERLAAAIADLASAAAERAEGRTQG